In the genome of Burkholderia sp. PAMC 26561, the window AGCGTTCGATGTCCTGAGCGAGCCGGAGAACAAGGCGCCCTCGTCGCCGTAAGAGCGCAATTGTCACCACTTCAGGCTCGCCCCTTATTTGCTTATCGCAAGCGCAAACGTCTTGAACACCTCGAGTTGGGTAGGCGCATAAACCTGTGCGCGCTCCCGCTTACCACGTGATGAATGGGTTGTGCCGATGACACCGAACGTTTTTGCGACGGCACACGCGCCACGTGCGGCATCGGCTTGTGCCATCACCCATTCGTGGCTTGCGTTATCCAAGCTCGCACTTCGGCTTTTTGGACCTCCTGTCGATTGCATCGATGGCCTGCGACACAACCACATGGGGCTTTCGGATCTCGAAAAAACGAAGCAAGCGAAGCCGGAGGTAGTGGTAGAGCTCGTCTGGCGCAAGGATTGACTCGGGCAGCAACGGATGGATTTGGCAAGGCGTCGCCGCAGCGATTGCCAGCCCCTCAACCGGACACCCATACACGCTCAGGAGCGAACGTAACGCGCGCAAGACCGCTGCAAGCCGTCGCACCGGCGCGGTGTGAAGCACAGCCCCATCCTGAGCGTGCGCTGCGATCAATGTCTCGGCGTCGAGCCCTGGTTCGACGCTTCCCTGAAACGGCATTACGCACACAACAAACGCGCCGAACGGCGTTACGACCACCACATCCAGATCCGTAATCGCGCACTGTGTGTGAGGCGCATGGACAAAGCGCAGCCCGCAACGTATCGCATAGTCGCCTACCCCTAAGCGACGCAGCACCTGCTCGAACAAGGCCGAGACACCCTTGACCATTTCATCCATGCCAAGAACAGGCGAACGCAGATTTTTACTACTTGTCTCAGATGCGCTTTCGGCCAAACGCCGGGCACCGCAATCGCTCAATACCGATGTGGTCAAAACAATCCCCTCTTCAAAGTAGACCTTACCAGCCTAAGCAAAGAAGAAGAAAGTCAAGCAGCCTGCGAGGCGCACCGATCGCAAATGATGCGCAGCCGGCCGATCATCAAGCCGCGCGTCCGGCCGCGCCTCTTGCACAATGAATGACGAGTCGTGGGAGCGCTGAAATTTTAGACAGTCACGCTCTCGTCGCTCTCGTCGCTCTCGTCGCTCTCGTCGCTCTCGTCGCTCTCGTCGCTATGGTCGCTATGGTCGTTCCCCTCATCGCCGTCCCGCGCTGCAGCGCCGCCGCTCACGCGAGCGCTTGGATCGCTTACCTTGGAAAGCACGCGATACAGCGCCTGGCGCGAGATGCCCAGTGACTTCGCCGCGTGCGACTTATTGCCGTTTGCTGCCGCGAGTGCCACGAGCGCTTGCTCGCAGCTCACCACCGGCGCATCAATCTTGCGAATCGCTGCAAACGAAGAAATGTAGGCGCCCGCCTTGGTCGCTAATCCATGCCCGGCCGCAGCGACAATCTTTTCCATCGCAAGCTGGTGCAATTGCGGATCGGGCTTTTGATCAGAACGCTTGATCGGTGCAGGCACGCCGGTCACTTGCTTGTACATGCGCTGCAAGTAGGCGTGGCGCAAGCCATGCACTGTCACCCCCAAACCCTTTTGCGAGACGCCCTCATTAGCTAACACTTTATAAAAATGGCGATACCATTTTTTGAGCGAATAAGACTCGGGAATCATTGAGCCCGTACGGGGGTTTGCCATCTGCGCGGCCCGAATAAGCAGGTCATACTGCCAGTCGGCATCGATGGGCACCACACGCGGGCGCCCGCCTTTGGTCCCATCGGTCACGTGAAGATGGCCGGACACGCGCAGACACTGAAGTGGGCGCAGCAGCATGCTCTCTTGCGCGCGTAAGCCAAACGCGGACTGTAACTCGACCTGAATCGCAACCCACCGGTCGCTGTGCGATAAGCGCGCGATGACCTCATCAACATTCACGTCGGCGGCCTCCCACGATTTGTCCCGTTGCGCTACGTAATACCGGCGGTACCCGTCGGGGCG includes:
- a CDS encoding NERD domain-containing protein, with translation MDEMVKGVSALFEQVLRRLGVGDYAIRCGLRFVHAPHTQCAITDLDVVVVTPFGAFVVCVMPFQGSVEPGLDAETLIAAHAQDGAVLHTAPVRRLAAVLRALRSLLSVYGCPVEGLAIAAATPCQIHPLLPESILAPDELYHYLRLRLLRFFEIRKPHVVVSQAIDAIDRRSKKPKCELG
- a CDS encoding integrase domain-containing protein; amino-acid sequence: MKVVVSYRAILERSGLPKRLTGELDKLFQQFLSHAHSKTRVTANAISIKTQERRLLSLIAGFKELRRDGFAIETPWNISSKHIRHLVNVWVIKNKQSPGTVENKLTYWRTLAAWMGKHQLVGTVDDYITRPDGYRRYYVAQRDKSWEAADVNVDEVIARLSHSDRWVAIQVELQSAFGLRAQESMLLRPLQCLRVSGHLHVTDGTKGGRPRVVPIDADWQYDLLIRAAQMANPRTGSMIPESYSLKKWYRHFYKVLANEGVSQKGLGVTVHGLRHAYLQRMYKQVTGVPAPIKRSDQKPDPQLHQLAMEKIVAAAGHGLATKAGAYISSFAAIRKIDAPVVSCEQALVALAAANGNKSHAAKSLGISRQALYRVLSKVSDPSARVSGGAAARDGDEGNDHSDHSDESDESDESDESDESDESVTV